The sequence below is a genomic window from Streptomyces sp. NBC_00582.
CGTCGGCGTGCCAGATCTCCACCAGGGCGTTGCTGAGGGGGGCGCAGCTGCCGGCGTCGACCACGGTGAGGGCCAGCTTCAGCGGGATGCCCGCCTTGCCCTCGGTGACGTCTGAGCGTACGTACTGTCCGTCGAGGTAGTAGGGACCTTCGGTCATCTCCTTGGTGAGGGTGCAGACGGCCGCGGCGGCGACGGGAGCGGTGTCGTCGGCCGTGACGGTGGGGGCTTCGGTCGACGCGGCGGCGCCCACGGCGAGCGTGGCGGCGGTGGCTCCCGTCGCCACGAGCACCGTGCGGCGTCCGATGGGGCTGCGAGTTTCCGAGGTGTCTGTCATGAACGCGGCACCGTAGGGACGGTTTCTGTCGGAAGGCTGTCAGAACAGTAAAGTGAACATCCGTCAAGTTACTTGTCAGGCAAACTGTCGACAGTAGTTGCCTGTTGTCCCCGACGGCGCTACCCCACCTGCCCCATCCCGGCGGCATTGGGCCACGACTGGGCGGGTTGAGTGTTCGGCCACCCCGTGGCGGGCGCGGGCGCCAGCCCATTGGTCCCCCGCACCTGCGCGGCGGTGAGCCCACCACGAGCCGGCACCCCGGGCGGAGTCTGGGCCGCGGCGGCGGGAGCCATCGGCGCCTGCGCGGCCGGCGCCATCATCGGAGCCGGCGCGGGCGTCGGTGCCTGCGGCATCGCGGGGACGGGGACCGGGACCGGCGCCGGGGCCGGAGCGGCCGCGGGCACAGGCTGGGGGAAGACCTGTGCGGCGGCCGGCAACGGCATCCCGGCGCCGTTGGACGGGGCGGCCTGCGCCACCGCGGGCGCCTGCATCGGCATGCCGGCGGCGGCCGGGGCCGCGACCAGCCCCGGCATGCCGAGGGCCTGAGCGGCGAGGCCCTGCATACCCGCCCCGTTGGTCGCCTCGACCAGCAGCCGGTCCACGGCCGCCGTGCCCGAGCTGTAGCCGGTCCCGGCGCCCAGCTCGGGCACGGCAGCTCCCCTCCTGGTCCCGTAGAGCACCTGTTCCAGGCCGGACACCAGGCGACGCACGTCCACCTGGGGGCGCACCACGAGCCGCAGGAAGCGACTGGAGGAGCCGATCTTGTTGCCGCACTCGCGGACGAGGATGCGGTGTTCGGTGAGCAGCCGGTCCCGGACGACCGTGCCCTCGGCGCCGACGGGAAGGCGCACGAAGAGGAAGTTGCCCTGGGAGGGGTAGACCGTGAGGCCGGGGAGGGCCGAGAGCTGGCTGGCCATGTCGAGGCGGTCCCGGCGCACCTGCAGCAGACTCTGCATGTACTCGGGGCCGTGCTCCTTCAGCATGAAGACCACGTACTCGGCGAAGGCGTTGAGGTTCCACTTCGGCAGCATCGAGCGGACCTTGCCGGCCAGGGCGGGGTTGGCCACCATGTAGCCGAAGCGGATGCCGTGCAGACCGAAGTTCTTGCCGAGGCTGCGCAGCACGATGACGTTCGGCCGGATCATCGCCTCCTGCACGACGCTGGGCTCCTGCTCGGCGTCGGCGAACTCCAGGAACGACTCGTCGATGACGATCAGGTCCAGGTCGGCCATCGCGTCCATGAACTGCACGAGGGCGTGCTTGTGCAGGAAGCCGCCGTCGGGGTTGTTCGGGTTGCAGATGACCGCGACCTTGGTGCCCCGGGTGCGGATGAACTCGGCGTACTGGGCGAGGTCGAGGGCGAAGCCGCTGGACTCCTGGAGGGGGAACATGTCGACCCGCTTGCCGGTCTCCATCGGCTGGTCGGTCCAGCGGCCGAAGGTGGGCACGGGCACCGCGAGGGACTCGCGGACCAGCAGATGGTCGATCCAGGTGATCAGTTCGGTGGAGCCGTTGCCCATCGCGACGGCCTGCGGCGGGAGCTGGAGGAGGTTGCACAGCTCGGCGGTGATCGTGTCGGCGCTGCTCGGGTAGTAGGTGACGATGTCCCGCAGTCGGGCGGACATGGTGTCCATCATGGCCGGGGTGGGGAAGTAGGGGTTGCAGGGGATACAGAAGTCGACCGGGCCCGTCCCGTCGCCGCCTTCTCGTGTCAGCGCCGCCATCGACGGGCTGTGAGCCGCCGTACTGCGGAACAACGAGGTGACGTTGTCGGCCATGGAACCTCCGTAGGGGGCGGGCCCGCTGGGGACGACCGGGCCCGTCGTCTGGGTGGCCCGCGCGGGGGAGCACGGGCCACCGGTACATACGCAGGTGTGAGTCACCCCGTTCAACGGGTGTGAAAAAAATGTGAGTTGCGGAACCGGGAACCCAGGTTTCGCATCCGCGTCTCCGGATCAGGGCCCCGGCCCGGTCGCTACGCCCCGAAGGTGTGCACCGTCGTCGACCGGTACGTCTCCCCGGGGCGCAGGGTCGTCGAGGGGAACGACGGCTGGTTCGGGGAGTCGGGGAAGTGCTGGGTCTCCAGGCACAGCGCGTCGCCCTGACGGTAGACGCGTCCGCCCGGGCCG
It includes:
- a CDS encoding pyridoxal phosphate-dependent aminotransferase translates to MADNVTSLFRSTAAHSPSMAALTREGGDGTGPVDFCIPCNPYFPTPAMMDTMSARLRDIVTYYPSSADTITAELCNLLQLPPQAVAMGNGSTELITWIDHLLVRESLAVPVPTFGRWTDQPMETGKRVDMFPLQESSGFALDLAQYAEFIRTRGTKVAVICNPNNPDGGFLHKHALVQFMDAMADLDLIVIDESFLEFADAEQEPSVVQEAMIRPNVIVLRSLGKNFGLHGIRFGYMVANPALAGKVRSMLPKWNLNAFAEYVVFMLKEHGPEYMQSLLQVRRDRLDMASQLSALPGLTVYPSQGNFLFVRLPVGAEGTVVRDRLLTEHRILVRECGNKIGSSSRFLRLVVRPQVDVRRLVSGLEQVLYGTRRGAAVPELGAGTGYSSGTAAVDRLLVEATNGAGMQGLAAQALGMPGLVAAPAAAGMPMQAPAVAQAAPSNGAGMPLPAAAQVFPQPVPAAAPAPAPVPVPVPAMPQAPTPAPAPMMAPAAQAPMAPAAAAQTPPGVPARGGLTAAQVRGTNGLAPAPATGWPNTQPAQSWPNAAGMGQVG